From one Bdellovibrionota bacterium genomic stretch:
- a CDS encoding DegT/DnrJ/EryC1/StrS family aminotransferase, translated as MMPTVIPLLDLKAQLAPLKEDLIASLRSLTETTDFVSGKMVERFEKEFAQYLGADHVVGCANGTDALELSLRALGLLPGEKVITPALSFFATASAVVHAGGIPCFIDVDPDTEVMTPDHLEAFLKKAAARGEKFRGVIPVHLRGNACSIQKIIDVARRFGLFVLEDAAQAHGARFKDQRVGTFGDAAVFSFYPGKNLGALGDGGAVATNDKEVADKLRLLCNHGRTGKYDHRVMGRNSRLDTIQAAWLSIKLKHLDSWNERRRKVAIKYQALLAPHPNLRLSRVTEGAQPIWHHFTIRHPDRERIASHMKSRGVSTVVHYPVPLHLQPALRGCSLATEAMAESESISLTTLSLPIYPELSDDQIDFVVHALIEATS; from the coding sequence ATGATGCCGACCGTGATTCCACTACTGGACTTGAAGGCTCAGTTGGCCCCGCTGAAAGAGGATCTGATCGCTTCACTTCGAAGTTTGACGGAGACGACCGATTTCGTTTCCGGGAAAATGGTCGAACGCTTCGAGAAGGAGTTCGCACAGTATCTCGGTGCTGATCACGTCGTCGGCTGCGCCAACGGCACCGATGCGTTGGAGTTATCGCTCCGGGCCCTGGGCCTTTTGCCGGGAGAGAAAGTCATCACGCCGGCCCTTTCATTTTTCGCAACCGCAAGCGCCGTAGTTCACGCCGGCGGCATCCCCTGTTTCATCGATGTGGATCCGGATACCGAGGTCATGACACCGGATCATTTGGAAGCCTTTTTGAAAAAAGCGGCGGCAAGGGGAGAGAAGTTTCGCGGCGTGATCCCCGTCCATCTTCGGGGGAATGCCTGCTCAATTCAAAAGATCATCGACGTAGCACGCCGTTTTGGCCTCTTCGTCTTGGAAGACGCGGCGCAGGCGCACGGAGCGCGCTTTAAAGATCAACGGGTAGGCACGTTCGGTGATGCGGCGGTATTCAGCTTTTATCCGGGCAAGAATTTGGGCGCCCTGGGTGACGGCGGAGCCGTGGCGACCAACGACAAGGAGGTGGCGGATAAACTGCGACTCCTTTGCAATCACGGCCGGACGGGAAAATATGACCACCGGGTCATGGGCCGAAATTCCCGCTTAGACACGATCCAGGCGGCATGGCTGAGCATAAAACTCAAACATCTCGATTCATGGAACGAGCGCCGGCGAAAGGTCGCGATAAAATACCAAGCGCTCTTGGCCCCTCACCCGAACCTTCGTCTCAGTCGAGTGACCGAAGGTGCGCAACCGATCTGGCACCACTTCACGATCCGCCATCCCGATCGTGAACGGATCGCATCACACATGAAGAGCCGGGGTGTATCGACCGTTGTTCATTATCCGGTTCCACTACACTTACAACCCGCCTTGCGCGGATGCAGCCTAGCTACGGAAGCCATGGCCGAATCCGAATCCATCAGCCTCACAACGCTGTCGCTCCCGATTTATCCAGAATTGTCCGATGACCAGATTGATTTTGTCGTGCACGCCTTGATCGAGGCGACTTCCTAG